In a single window of the Subtercola sp. PAMC28395 genome:
- the istA gene encoding IS21 family transposase, with amino-acid sequence MITVEDWALIRRLHKGEGLSQREIAKRLGLARDTVAKAISTDGPPKYVRPPRPSEVRDLEPAIRELLKAYPRMPATVIAERLGWQGSITWFRQNVARLRPEYAPADPADRLSYRPGDQAQCDLWFPPVKIPLGHGQTGSPPVLVIVPSNSRFITAMMLPTRTTPDLLAGMWELLQGQLGAVPHRLIWDNEAGIGRRNSFAEGVASFTGTLATRIVQLKPFDPESKGIVERANQYLETSFLPGRTFTSPADFNDQLVVWLRRANNRQVRRLAAKPSELIGVDRAAMVPLPPIAPNVGFSSKVRLPRDYYVTVLGNDYSVDPAGIGRMVDVRANLRTVTVTLDGKLLAQHDRVWARGQSIADPTHVGSAKTLRTLFQTRTPAVPERYDRDLADYDQAFGVSFDPAGEVA; translated from the coding sequence GTGATCACAGTGGAAGATTGGGCGTTGATTCGTCGCCTTCATAAGGGTGAGGGGCTGTCGCAGCGAGAGATCGCTAAACGGCTCGGGCTGGCCAGGGACACGGTCGCGAAAGCGATTAGTACTGATGGGCCACCGAAGTACGTCCGGCCGCCGAGGCCGTCGGAGGTGCGCGATCTCGAGCCGGCGATCAGGGAATTGCTGAAGGCGTATCCGCGGATGCCTGCGACGGTGATCGCGGAGCGGTTGGGTTGGCAGGGCTCGATCACCTGGTTTCGTCAGAATGTGGCCCGGCTCCGCCCGGAGTACGCACCCGCTGACCCGGCTGACCGGCTCAGCTACCGGCCGGGTGATCAGGCGCAATGTGATCTGTGGTTCCCGCCGGTGAAGATCCCGCTCGGTCACGGTCAAACAGGGTCACCGCCGGTACTTGTGATCGTGCCCTCGAATTCACGGTTCATCACCGCGATGATGCTGCCCACCCGCACGACACCCGATCTGCTCGCTGGGATGTGGGAGCTGCTGCAGGGTCAGCTCGGGGCCGTGCCGCATCGGCTGATTTGGGATAACGAGGCCGGGATCGGCCGGCGGAACTCGTTCGCCGAAGGTGTTGCCTCGTTCACCGGTACCCTCGCGACCCGGATCGTGCAGCTGAAACCGTTCGACCCGGAATCCAAGGGCATCGTTGAACGAGCGAACCAATACTTAGAAACCTCGTTCCTACCTGGCCGTACGTTCACCTCACCCGCCGATTTCAACGACCAGCTGGTCGTGTGGTTGCGGCGGGCCAATAACCGGCAGGTTCGCCGCCTCGCCGCGAAACCTTCCGAGCTGATCGGCGTGGACCGTGCTGCGATGGTGCCGCTGCCGCCGATCGCGCCGAACGTTGGCTTCAGCTCGAAGGTCAGGCTGCCGAGGGATTACTACGTCACCGTGCTCGGTAACGACTATTCCGTCGACCCTGCTGGTATCGGCCGGATGGTTGACGTGCGCGCGAACTTGCGTACCGTGACCGTCACCCTCGACGGGAAGTTGCTCGCGCAGCACGACCGGGTATGGGCCAGGGGTCAGTCGATCGCCGACCCAACCCATGTTGGCTCAGCCAAGACGTTACGGACTTTGTTTCAAACCCGAACTCCTGCGGTACCGGAACGGTATGACCGTGACCTCGCCGACTACGACCAGGCGTTCGGGGTCAGCTTCGACCCGGCCGGTGAGGTCGCCTGA
- a CDS encoding glycosyltransferase yields the protein MAIIGTRGYPSYYGGFETAVRKLAPYLADAGWDVIVYGRSGSTKVDDPEKDPRIRTIETRGIQTKSISTLSYGLTACLNAARIKPDAALVMNVANGYFLPFLKIRRIPTLVNVDGIEWDRAKWGRLAKAIFRGGARFTARFGDRMVYDSHAIAERWESEFRVQGDFIPYGGDSPNALPLETGLTHRGYVLVVARFVPENTIPEFLDAAQTIARQWPVVIVGSSGYGGELDQRVSQMAENNANIWWLGHVSDDKRLLSLWQHAGVYFHGHSVGGTNPTLVQAMATETPIVARDTVYNREVLGEFGRYCAPEGSSISSAVLDLMADTGAQDSQAKAFARRAREVYTWEKVCSAYVDALSKLVNIER from the coding sequence GTGGCAATCATCGGCACGCGAGGCTATCCGAGCTATTACGGTGGATTCGAGACGGCAGTACGTAAGCTTGCCCCCTATTTGGCGGATGCGGGCTGGGATGTAATCGTGTACGGGCGATCAGGATCCACCAAGGTCGACGATCCAGAGAAAGACCCTCGTATCCGAACTATTGAAACCCGGGGAATTCAGACAAAGTCGATAAGCACTTTGTCCTACGGGCTCACGGCATGTCTGAACGCCGCACGAATCAAACCGGATGCCGCGTTGGTGATGAATGTAGCGAACGGCTATTTTCTACCCTTCCTGAAGATTCGGCGAATTCCGACTCTAGTGAACGTTGACGGAATCGAGTGGGACCGCGCTAAATGGGGTCGCCTGGCGAAGGCGATCTTCCGAGGCGGGGCTCGTTTTACGGCACGGTTCGGCGACAGGATGGTTTATGACTCTCACGCGATAGCGGAACGCTGGGAATCTGAGTTTCGCGTACAGGGCGATTTCATTCCGTACGGCGGGGATAGCCCAAATGCGCTTCCTCTCGAAACTGGTCTCACGCATCGTGGCTATGTATTGGTCGTCGCACGATTTGTCCCCGAAAACACGATTCCGGAGTTCTTGGATGCTGCCCAAACGATCGCCCGGCAGTGGCCTGTCGTGATCGTTGGTTCCTCAGGCTACGGAGGTGAATTGGACCAACGAGTTAGTCAAATGGCCGAAAACAATGCCAACATTTGGTGGCTCGGCCACGTGAGCGACGACAAGCGTCTGCTGTCGCTTTGGCAACATGCCGGCGTCTATTTTCACGGCCATAGCGTTGGAGGGACAAATCCGACCCTTGTTCAGGCCATGGCTACCGAAACACCAATTGTCGCGAGGGACACCGTTTACAACCGCGAAGTTCTAGGTGAATTCGGCCGCTACTGTGCGCCTGAAGGGAGTTCTATTTCGAGCGCAGTTCTAGATCTTATGGCAGACACCGGGGCGCAGGATTCGCAGGCCAAGGCGTTTGCTAGGCGCGCCCGGGAGGTCTACACATGGGAAAAGGTTTGTTCTGCCTACGTCGATGCGCTGAGCAAACTTGTGAACATCGAGAGGTAG
- a CDS encoding polysaccharide biosynthesis tyrosine autokinase: protein MSPIRVTRGKGEILELRDYLRVLRKGWVMIVVLVLVGVSIAALYSILATAKYQASAKVFISVQSAGTIADLTQGSNFTQNQVKSYADVIITPAVLQPVIDKLGLDTTAESLAKDVTASTSAGTVVVDIGVSDTSAQRAADVANAIASSFEATVSTLVPSDASGVSPVKITILQKALVPDSPYSPNTRLNLLVGALVGALLGFAISVLRFILDTRIRNEHDVEQVTSAPILGGIAFDPKAGERPLVVQDDPRSPRSESFRTLRTNLQFLVTSARPKSYVITSSIPGEGKSTSAANLAIVTASAGTKVVVVDADLRAPKLADYLGLEGGVGLTDVLVGRAELSDVLQPWGTHQLFVLSAGRIPPNPSELLGSAAMIKLIEALEAEFDLVIFDAPPLLPVTDGAILAKHTGGALVVVGAGRVHRGQLAGAIGALQSVGSNIAGIILTMVPSKGPDSYGYGRYGYGYGYGYGDSSNKTDVSSTIGSSPVDGGAERMDASVGRS, encoded by the coding sequence GTGTCACCAATTCGGGTCACGCGAGGGAAAGGCGAAATCTTGGAGCTTAGAGATTACCTAAGGGTTCTTCGTAAGGGTTGGGTGATGATAGTCGTATTGGTGTTAGTTGGAGTGTCGATAGCAGCTCTCTACTCGATTCTTGCCACCGCGAAGTACCAGGCGTCAGCCAAAGTGTTCATCTCCGTTCAGTCTGCGGGCACGATCGCGGACCTCACTCAGGGCAGCAACTTCACTCAAAATCAGGTTAAGTCGTACGCTGATGTGATCATTACACCCGCTGTTCTCCAACCAGTCATCGACAAATTGGGCCTCGACACAACGGCGGAATCCCTCGCCAAAGATGTGACTGCGTCAACATCGGCAGGAACGGTCGTTGTTGATATTGGCGTGTCAGATACGTCTGCACAACGAGCGGCGGACGTCGCAAATGCTATTGCTTCAAGCTTTGAGGCAACCGTCAGCACGCTAGTACCGTCAGACGCAAGCGGAGTGTCTCCGGTCAAAATCACCATCCTTCAGAAGGCGCTCGTCCCAGACTCGCCGTATTCGCCGAACACAAGGCTGAATCTTTTGGTTGGCGCACTCGTAGGTGCGTTACTTGGCTTTGCCATTTCTGTTCTTAGGTTCATTCTCGATACTCGAATTCGCAATGAACATGACGTTGAACAGGTCACGAGCGCTCCAATCCTCGGTGGTATTGCTTTTGACCCGAAGGCAGGAGAACGACCGCTAGTGGTTCAGGACGACCCACGCAGTCCACGATCGGAATCCTTTCGTACGCTCCGCACGAACCTGCAATTCCTCGTTACATCAGCTCGCCCAAAGAGCTATGTCATTACGTCGTCTATACCTGGTGAGGGCAAGAGTACCTCTGCAGCAAACTTGGCGATCGTGACCGCATCTGCGGGGACTAAAGTCGTGGTCGTGGACGCGGACCTCAGAGCGCCAAAATTGGCCGACTACCTGGGACTCGAGGGAGGCGTTGGTTTGACCGACGTCTTAGTCGGTCGAGCTGAACTTTCCGACGTATTGCAGCCGTGGGGCACGCACCAGCTTTTCGTCCTGTCGGCCGGAAGAATTCCGCCCAACCCGAGTGAGTTGTTGGGTTCAGCGGCGATGATAAAACTTATCGAAGCCCTGGAGGCCGAATTCGATCTCGTAATTTTTGATGCCCCACCGCTTCTACCGGTCACCGATGGAGCTATTCTTGCCAAGCACACCGGTGGTGCACTTGTCGTGGTCGGTGCTGGTCGCGTGCACCGAGGGCAACTTGCCGGAGCAATCGGGGCCCTTCAGAGCGTGGGCTCCAATATTGCCGGCATAATACTGACGATGGTGCCGTCCAAGGGCCCTGATTCATATGGATATGGGCGCTACGGCTACGGTTACGGTTATGGGTACGGGGATTCGTCGAATAAGACTGACGTCTCTTCCACAATAGGTAGTTCTCCCGTGGATGGCGGGGCCGAGAGGATGGACGCCTCTGTAGGACGGTCTTAG
- a CDS encoding PqqD family protein encodes MREENRLAPPQHRHTCHRKTPDTSYSSHHPEVGSNLSLEFHVNGTSKVTPLLSHISQPAKVLLRSDSVAWTDSGDRIALLKLPASATTFPVVLTESGAEIWRLLDRQISTYKITEFMARRCCLDPSEIRSDIEAYIALLIHSGFVEYAAESGSDQGLALED; translated from the coding sequence GTGCGCGAGGAGAACCGCCTCGCCCCGCCTCAGCACCGTCACACTTGTCACAGAAAAACCCCAGACACAAGTTATTCAAGCCACCACCCTGAAGTAGGCAGCAATCTTTCACTAGAATTCCATGTTAACGGCACAAGTAAGGTGACTCCATTGCTTTCTCACATCTCCCAGCCCGCAAAGGTCCTGTTGCGCAGTGACTCCGTGGCCTGGACGGACAGCGGTGACCGAATTGCTCTACTAAAGCTTCCAGCATCGGCAACAACATTTCCGGTCGTGCTTACAGAATCTGGGGCCGAAATCTGGCGACTACTTGATCGACAGATCTCAACTTACAAAATCACTGAGTTCATGGCACGTCGCTGTTGTCTCGACCCATCTGAGATTCGCAGCGACATTGAAGCGTACATTGCGCTTCTAATTCATTCTGGTTTCGTCGAATACGCTGCGGAGTCTGGTTCCGATCAAGGGCTCGCGCTCGAGGACTAG
- a CDS encoding nucleotidyltransferase family protein, translated as MLRRGEAVLLAHALVANVAESTGVRYLFVKGPTLNEMDLRPARSSSDVDVLVDPRNRDQLVASLKSLGWSERDTDHVARILPMHAVHLIHENWPCDIDVHFQFPGCFGEDLAVFNELWRLRTSVQIAGRRVSAPNRVGSALIASLHALRDPRVDRNSRELEYLEEKVRSDFTIAEIDAILVLATNLRSLESSAPFLRKIGLGARIKQDLNASERRLWAMRISDDSRSLGWLLQIRNAPWNRKLRVSINALNPPSDVLRREHPESVARSMLSLRMNRLLHGIRALPKALVAYWIYMREAHRRLDGDR; from the coding sequence GTGCTGAGGCGGGGCGAGGCGGTTCTCCTCGCGCACGCGCTTGTTGCGAATGTTGCGGAAAGCACTGGAGTTAGGTATCTCTTCGTTAAAGGGCCAACGCTTAATGAGATGGACCTCAGGCCGGCACGTTCTTCGTCAGATGTAGACGTGTTGGTTGACCCTAGGAATCGCGATCAGTTGGTTGCGTCTTTGAAGTCACTGGGATGGTCGGAACGGGACACAGACCACGTCGCCCGAATTCTTCCCATGCATGCCGTGCATCTGATTCACGAAAATTGGCCCTGTGACATCGACGTACATTTTCAATTTCCTGGGTGTTTTGGTGAAGATTTAGCAGTATTTAATGAATTGTGGCGTTTGCGAACATCGGTTCAGATTGCTGGACGACGTGTCAGCGCGCCAAATAGGGTCGGAAGTGCGCTCATCGCATCATTGCACGCGCTTAGGGATCCTCGAGTAGATCGTAATTCTCGGGAGCTGGAATACCTTGAGGAAAAGGTTCGTTCCGACTTTACGATCGCCGAAATCGACGCCATTCTCGTCTTGGCCACTAATCTGCGTAGCCTGGAATCGAGCGCGCCATTCCTTCGGAAGATTGGACTAGGTGCTCGCATCAAGCAAGATCTCAATGCGTCGGAGAGACGCCTGTGGGCGATGCGAATATCAGATGATTCGCGAAGCCTGGGATGGTTGCTTCAGATTCGAAATGCTCCGTGGAACCGGAAGCTGCGCGTCAGTATCAACGCGCTAAACCCACCGTCTGATGTACTTCGGAGAGAGCACCCAGAGAGCGTCGCGCGATCCATGCTGAGCCTAAGGATGAATCGCCTCTTGCACGGCATCCGTGCGCTTCCAAAGGCCCTCGTGGCGTATTGGATATACATGCGCGAAGCGCATCGGAGGCTCGACGGAGATCGCTGA
- a CDS encoding glycosyltransferase — protein MQSAGTQTRILYFGVRDSSYPRNERIRNFLETQTNSSVTIVRAPASGGRSRRYWSQIKASITCSRDFDVVILSEFSLNYFLFSWIAARRARAVHIVDFFVGLHETEVGDAGTTQPHSLRAKILSAIDHGAILSADYCFTDTPVRASRFSKIAKDQRPFLALPVGAPAWARARSSETKAASDSNTTQILYYGSFLALHGLPNFVSALVPLKDAPIHVTLIGDGPLRADIERQGAELGLSHILTFVDPVSTATLAEYMSFADVIIGIFGSSEKAREVVANKVWQGLYMGKTVLTRDSPALTEIKDVVGGALELVPSGDSGAITKAILGLRMNRPNRNLRNLDDTGTVLENYVQNQFRDTFSRPPLSDDIQLITPS, from the coding sequence ATGCAATCGGCCGGCACGCAAACTCGGATCCTGTATTTCGGTGTTCGGGATTCGAGTTATCCGCGAAATGAACGAATTCGCAATTTTTTGGAGACCCAGACAAACTCATCGGTGACCATCGTCCGCGCTCCAGCTTCTGGAGGCCGCTCCAGACGATATTGGTCGCAGATCAAAGCCTCGATCACATGCTCACGCGACTTCGATGTTGTAATTCTCAGCGAATTCAGTCTCAACTACTTTCTGTTTTCGTGGATAGCTGCAAGACGCGCCAGGGCCGTGCACATCGTTGACTTCTTCGTCGGTTTGCATGAAACGGAAGTGGGCGACGCCGGAACCACCCAACCGCATTCTTTGCGGGCCAAAATTCTGAGTGCCATTGATCACGGCGCGATTTTGAGCGCCGACTACTGCTTCACGGACACGCCTGTCCGAGCCTCAAGGTTCTCGAAAATTGCCAAAGACCAACGCCCATTTCTAGCTTTGCCTGTCGGGGCTCCGGCCTGGGCTCGGGCCAGATCTTCAGAAACGAAGGCTGCCAGCGACAGCAACACCACTCAAATTCTCTATTATGGGAGCTTTCTTGCCCTCCACGGTCTACCCAACTTCGTCTCTGCGCTCGTACCCCTGAAGGACGCGCCGATCCATGTCACTCTTATCGGCGACGGCCCGCTCCGAGCAGATATTGAACGCCAGGGAGCCGAACTTGGTCTTAGCCACATATTGACATTCGTCGACCCTGTGTCGACTGCTACGCTCGCCGAGTACATGAGTTTCGCCGATGTCATCATCGGTATATTCGGATCCTCCGAAAAGGCGCGCGAGGTAGTGGCAAACAAGGTTTGGCAGGGCCTCTACATGGGCAAGACTGTCCTAACTCGCGACAGCCCGGCACTCACCGAGATCAAAGACGTGGTCGGCGGTGCGCTAGAACTGGTTCCGTCGGGCGACTCTGGCGCCATAACAAAAGCGATATTGGGCCTTCGTATGAACCGCCCGAACCGCAACCTCCGCAACCTTGATGACACCGGGACGGTTCTCGAAAATTACGTCCAAAACCAATTCCGTGACACGTTTTCGCGCCCGCCTCTGAGCGACGACATACAACTAATCACTCCGAGTTAG
- a CDS encoding DNRLRE domain-containing protein: MAFPDWNPDHFIDTAQITEAFAISYDWAFDYWTSARRGLLVSSIQNRGLNRSIPVYQSTDPTGPYAYGGNWAMLGSNWNVVSNSDMALGALAVASENSTLANTVLNFALNSLPIGVSAFAPSGGYGEGLNYWDFASNKLVTLISSLRTATGSDYGLSSLAGVSEIGYFGTYLRGASGVPFNFGDADPSSFRPATLLALGKIFNNPTFTYAGAQDSNLSDNLAQRLIWFDPSQTSQSPTAAQLPMDKYFSNAGVGTFRSSWTNPNATFVGERGASLYSPSTNGHQQLDAGSFVLDALGQNWAVELGKENDSFSGLGTSDRWNYLRERAEGQNTLVINPSNPNSARVDTPTGVSSFSSNSTSGFMVTDLSAQYPDVSSWKRGVQVFDFKEQTVVQDEIVAPNPVEALWSMHTKAAIKVAPDGRSAILTQNGVQLLARINSADPYTFVDAPAGPLPTSPSPVQSSNDGVRTLAIRIQGQGNITVSVQFSPVRDPQVAPPVQDKVLALDQWQLRAEGTSSAAGITVGSVPIANFAPAELSYDAALSPTATQPVVEAQGSPQSVVTSTPASSLPGWASTTITEPGMSPRTYRVFFARSAIAVSAAAASWSTVGTPPESAIDGNESTWWGTWGDQSLTISLVEPEPVRYAQIFWRGNGAGLTKFEIQTSMDKTSWATQVSSSNTFKSQAWQTLALPAGPISKYVRLVVHGDGSSDLYSAVIEAKFFSYDITQTVSSPISVPWSVTATGVPGQMTLNQTAQADYIAKDILGALKDRSSLSVKYSTSDPNVASVSSLGLVTARGAGSIRIGVTVTSIDGTVEYGSVPVVLTDPTRFRIYASEDSYVQGGATASTNYGSAVTLSVKPSTDAGSNRSAFLRFDLSALQGAQVQSAVLSLDSQVLESGPATVRLDAHAVTGAWSESGLTYANAPALGATVSSLTADRTLAYRSGDVTGYTAALVSAGSSSMSLGVTQDSWYYSFGGIQSLVMSRESNYRPYIDVVIAPSPAAVVPAHILGSVSVSGVPAGMTLGQAASASYAVKDSTGLSMSSAGMTVSFVSSNSSVASVDSGGRVVAVAVGNATITVSVVSGDVTAKASIAVAVSDVTRFRIYASEDSYVQGGATASTNYGSAVTLSVKPSTDAGSNRSAFLRFDLSALQGAQVQSAVLSLDSQVLESGPATVRLDAHAVTGAWSESGLTYANAPALGATVSSLTADRTLAYRSGDVTGYTAALVSAGSSSMSLGVTQDSWYYSFGGIQSLVMSRESNYRPYIDVVIAPSPAAVVPAHILGSVSVSGVPAGMTLGQAASASYAVKDSTGLSMSSAGMTVSFVSSNSSVASVDSGGRVVAVAVGNATITVSVVSGDVTAKASIAVAVSDVTRFRIYASEDSYVQGGATASTNYGSAVTLSVKPSTDAGSNRSAFLRFDLSALQGAQVQSAVLSLDSQVLESGPATVRLDAHAVTGAWSESGLTYANAPALGATVSSLTADRTLAYRSGDVTGYTAALVSAGSSSMSLGVTQDSWYYSFGGIGTAIMSRESNYRPYIDVVIAP, from the coding sequence ATGGCCTTTCCAGATTGGAATCCGGATCATTTCATAGACACTGCCCAGATTACCGAGGCATTCGCTATCTCCTACGACTGGGCTTTCGACTATTGGACAAGTGCCCGTAGGGGCCTATTGGTTTCGTCAATTCAGAACCGTGGATTGAATCGATCGATACCGGTGTACCAGTCAACCGATCCGACAGGGCCATACGCGTACGGGGGAAATTGGGCCATGCTCGGCTCGAACTGGAACGTGGTCTCTAATAGCGATATGGCACTCGGGGCCTTAGCCGTAGCGTCGGAAAATAGCACTCTGGCCAACACGGTGCTCAATTTTGCGTTGAACAGCTTACCGATCGGAGTATCGGCTTTCGCACCATCTGGTGGTTATGGCGAGGGCTTGAATTATTGGGACTTCGCCTCAAACAAGTTAGTGACGCTCATTTCATCGCTTCGAACGGCTACAGGCAGTGACTACGGCCTTAGCTCGCTTGCCGGTGTATCTGAAATCGGTTACTTCGGTACATATCTCCGGGGCGCTTCGGGGGTGCCGTTCAATTTCGGAGACGCAGACCCGAGCAGCTTTCGCCCGGCCACTCTCTTAGCGCTAGGCAAGATATTCAACAATCCAACATTTACGTATGCTGGGGCGCAAGACAGCAATCTCTCTGACAACCTTGCTCAACGGCTGATTTGGTTCGATCCGTCGCAAACAAGTCAGTCCCCGACAGCAGCCCAGCTTCCCATGGACAAATACTTCTCGAATGCCGGCGTGGGGACCTTCCGTTCTAGCTGGACGAATCCAAACGCGACTTTCGTTGGTGAACGCGGGGCGAGTCTTTACTCTCCCTCGACAAACGGGCACCAGCAGCTGGATGCTGGTTCCTTCGTGTTAGATGCTCTTGGTCAGAACTGGGCAGTCGAACTTGGAAAGGAAAACGATTCGTTTTCGGGGCTTGGCACATCTGATCGATGGAATTACCTACGGGAGCGCGCCGAGGGACAGAATACGCTGGTCATCAACCCGTCGAATCCAAACTCGGCGCGGGTAGATACCCCTACTGGTGTCTCATCGTTCTCGTCGAACTCCACCTCGGGATTTATGGTCACTGATTTGAGTGCCCAGTACCCAGATGTTTCGTCTTGGAAACGAGGTGTCCAGGTATTCGATTTCAAGGAGCAGACTGTAGTTCAGGATGAGATAGTCGCACCCAATCCGGTCGAGGCTTTGTGGTCAATGCACACCAAGGCAGCGATCAAAGTCGCGCCTGACGGTCGCTCCGCGATACTTACCCAGAACGGCGTGCAGCTTCTTGCGCGGATAAACTCAGCCGACCCATACACCTTTGTAGATGCACCGGCAGGCCCGTTACCAACCTCTCCTTCTCCCGTACAAAGTAGTAACGACGGCGTCAGAACCCTGGCCATCCGGATACAGGGGCAAGGGAATATTACCGTTAGTGTTCAGTTCAGCCCCGTGCGCGATCCGCAAGTAGCTCCCCCCGTCCAGGACAAAGTATTGGCCTTGGATCAATGGCAACTTCGTGCCGAGGGCACCAGTTCTGCAGCAGGAATCACGGTCGGAAGCGTACCAATCGCCAATTTTGCGCCCGCCGAGCTGTCATATGACGCCGCGCTGTCCCCTACGGCTACCCAGCCAGTGGTTGAGGCGCAAGGATCTCCCCAGTCAGTCGTGACCTCGACACCAGCGTCTAGTTTGCCTGGTTGGGCGTCCACGACAATTACTGAACCAGGAATGTCTCCCCGCACTTATCGGGTGTTCTTCGCTCGGTCAGCAATCGCCGTTAGCGCGGCAGCGGCCTCTTGGTCAACTGTAGGAACTCCTCCCGAATCCGCAATTGACGGCAACGAGTCCACATGGTGGGGCACATGGGGCGACCAGAGTTTGACGATTTCGTTGGTCGAACCTGAGCCAGTGCGCTATGCACAAATCTTTTGGCGCGGCAACGGTGCTGGATTGACCAAATTCGAGATCCAGACATCAATGGACAAAACCAGCTGGGCGACTCAGGTCAGCTCATCAAATACTTTTAAATCGCAGGCATGGCAAACATTGGCTCTCCCCGCGGGGCCCATCTCAAAATATGTTCGATTAGTCGTCCATGGAGACGGGAGTTCCGATTTGTACTCCGCAGTTATCGAAGCAAAATTCTTCAGTTATGACATAACTCAGACGGTATCGAGCCCCATTTCGGTTCCGTGGAGTGTCACAGCGACTGGTGTCCCTGGGCAGATGACATTGAACCAGACCGCCCAAGCGGATTACATTGCGAAGGACATACTTGGCGCTCTGAAAGATAGATCAAGTTTGTCTGTCAAATATTCAACAAGCGATCCGAATGTCGCGAGTGTTAGTTCTCTTGGCTTAGTAACCGCTAGAGGCGCTGGCAGCATAAGGATAGGGGTGACAGTTACTTCGATCGATGGGACGGTCGAGTATGGGTCGGTTCCGGTCGTACTAACTGATCCCACTCGGTTCAGGATTTATGCGAGTGAGGATTCGTACGTGCAAGGGGGCGCGACGGCGTCGACGAATTATGGGTCTGCGGTGACGTTGTCGGTGAAGCCGAGTACTGACGCTGGTTCGAATCGGTCAGCGTTTTTGCGGTTTGATTTGTCTGCGTTGCAGGGTGCTCAGGTTCAGTCGGCGGTGTTGTCGTTGGATTCCCAGGTTTTGGAGTCGGGGCCAGCTACGGTTCGGTTGGATGCGCATGCGGTGACGGGGGCGTGGTCGGAGTCGGGGTTGACGTACGCGAATGCTCCTGCGTTGGGTGCGACGGTGTCGAGTCTGACGGCCGATCGGACTTTGGCTTATCGATCGGGGGATGTCACGGGGTATACGGCGGCTCTGGTTTCGGCCGGGTCCTCTTCGATGTCGCTCGGTGTGACTCAGGACAGCTGGTATTACAGCTTCGGAGGTATTCAGTCCCTCGTCATGAGTAGGGAAAGCAATTACCGGCCCTATATCGACGTGGTCATCGCCCCGAGTCCGGCTGCGGTGGTTCCTGCTCATATTCTGGGCTCGGTTTCGGTGTCTGGGGTTCCTGCGGGGATGACGTTGGGTCAGGCTGCATCAGCGTCGTATGCGGTGAAGGATTCGACGGGATTGTCGATGAGTTCGGCGGGGATGACAGTTTCGTTTGTGTCGAGTAACTCGTCGGTGGCGTCGGTTGATTCTGGGGGGCGGGTGGTTGCGGTTGCGGTTGGTAACGCAACGATCACTGTTTCGGTTGTATCAGGCGATGTCACGGCGAAGGCCTCGATTGCTGTCGCGGTGTCGGACGTTACTCGGTTCAGGATTTATGCGAGTGAGGATTCGTACGTGCAAGGGGGCGCGACGGCGTCGACGAATTATGGGTCTGCGGTGACGTTGTCGGTGAAGCCGAGTACTGACGCTGGTTCGAATCGGTCAGCGTTTTTGCGGTTTGATTTGTCTGCGTTGCAGGGTGCTCAGGTTCAGTCGGCGGTGTTGTCGTTGGATTCCCAGGTTTTGGAGTCGGGGCCAGCTACGGTTCGGTTGGATGCGCATGCGGTGACGGGGGCGTGGTCGGAGTCGGGGTTGACGTACGCGAATGCTCCTGCGTTGGGTGCGACGGTGTCGAGTCTGACGGCCGATCGGACTTTGGCTTATCGATCGGGGGATGTCACGGGGTATACGGCGGCTCTGGTTTCGGCCGGGTCCTCTTCGATGTCGCTCGGTGTGACTCAGGACAGCTGGTATTACAGCTTCGGAGGTATTCAGTCCCTCGTCATGAGTAGGGAAAGCAATTACCGGCCCTATATCGACGTGGTCATCGCCCCGAGTCCGGCTGCGGTGGTTCCTGCTCATATTCTGGGCTCGGTTTCGGTGTCTGGGGTTCCTGCGGGGATGACGTTGGGTCAGGCTGCATCAGCGTCGTATGCGGTGAAGGATTCGACGGGATTGTCGATGAGTTCGGCGGGGATGACAGTTTCGTTTGTGTCGAGTAACTCGTCGGTGGCGTCGGTTGATTCTGGGGGGCGGGTGGTTGCGGTTGCGGTTGGTAACGCAACGATCACTGTTTCGGTTGTATCAGGCGATGTCACGGCGAAGGCCTCGATTGCTGTCGCGGTGTCGGACGTTACTCGGTTCAGGATTTATGCGAGTGAGGATTCGTACGTGCAAGGGGGCGCGACGGCGTCGACGAATTATGGGTCTGCGGTGACGTTGTCGGTGAAGCCGAGTACTGACGCTGGTTCGAATCGGTCAGCGTTTTTGCGGTTTGATTTGTCTGCGTTGCAGGGTGCTCAGGTTCAGTCGGCGGTGTTGTCGTTGGATTCCCAGGTTTTGGAGTCGGGGCCAGCTACGGTTCGGTTGGATGCGCATGCGGTGACGGGGGCGTGGTCGGAGTCGGGGTTGACGTACGCGAATGCTCCTGCGTTGGGTGCGACGGTGTCGAGTCTGACGGCCGATCGGACTTTGGCTTATCGATCGGGGGATGTCACGGGGTATACGGCGGCTCTGGTTTCGGCCGGGTCCTCTTCGATGTCGCTCGGTGTGACTCAGGACAGCTGGTATTACAGCTTCGGAGGCATCGGGACCGCGATTATGAGTAGGGAAAGCAATTACCGGCCCTATATCGACGTGGTCATCGCCCCGTAG